One genomic region from Eptesicus fuscus isolate TK198812 chromosome 4, DD_ASM_mEF_20220401, whole genome shotgun sequence encodes:
- the PDAP1 gene encoding 28 kDa heat- and acid-stable phosphoprotein, protein MPKGGRKGGHKGRARQYTSPEEIDAQLQAEKQKAREEEEQGEEDGDGAAGDPKKEKKSLDSDESEDEEDDYQQKRKGVEGLIDIENPNRVAQTTKKVTQLDLDGPKELSRREREEIEKQKAKERYMKMHLAGKTEQAKADLARLAIIRKQREEAAKKKEEERKAKDDATLSGKRMQSLSLNK, encoded by the exons ATGCCTAAAGGAG ggagaaagggaggccaCAAAGGCCGGGCACGGCAATACACGAGCCCTGAGGAGATTGACGCACAGCTCCAAGCTGAAAAGCAGAAGGCCAGG gaagaagaggaacaaggaGAAGAAGATGGAGATGGGGCTGCAGGTGACCCcaaaaaggagaagaaatcaCTAGACTCAGATGAGAGTGAGGATGAAGAAGATGATTACCAG CAAAAGCGCAAAGGTGTGGAAGGCCTTATCGACATCGAGAACCCCAACCGAGTGGCACAGACAACCAAAAAAGTCACACAACTGGACTTGGATGGGCCCAAGGAGCTTTCCAGGAGAGAACG AGAAGAAATTGAGAAGCAGAAAGCAAAAGAGCGTTACATGAAAATGCATTTAGCTGGGAAAACAGAGCAAGCCAAAGCTGACCTTGCCCGGCTGGCAATTATCCGAAAACAGCGGGAAGAAGCCgccaagaagaaagaagaagaaaggaaag CAAAAGATGATGCAACTTTGTCAGGAAAACGAATGCAGTCGCTCTCGCTGAATAAGTAA
- the ARPC1B gene encoding actin-related protein 2/3 complex subunit 1B produces the protein MAYHSFLMEPISCHAWNKDRTQIAICPNNHEVHIYEKSGAKWVKVHELKEHNGQVTGIDWAPESNRIVTCGTDRNAYVWTLKGRTWKPTLVILRINRAARCVRWAPNENKFAVGSGSRVISICYFEQENDWWVCKHIKKPIRSTVLSLDWHPNNVLLAAGSCDFKCRIFSAYIKEVEERPAPTPWGSKMPFGELMFESSSSCGWVHGVCFSASGSRVAWVSHDSTVCLADADKKMAVTTLASETLPLLAVTFITENSLVAAGHDCFPVLFTYDGAAGTLSFGGRLDVPKQNSQRGLTARERFQNLDKKASSEGGVAGGTGLDSLHKNSVSQISVLSGGKAKCSQFCTTGMDGGMSIWDVKSLESALKDLKIK, from the exons ATGGCCTACCACAGCTTCCTGATGGAGCCCATCAGCTGCCACGCCTGGAACAAGGACCGCACAC AGATTGCCATCTGCCCCAACAACCATGAAGTGCACATCTATGAGAAGAGTGGAGCCAAGTGGGTCAAGGTGCATGAGCTCAAAGAGCACAACGGGCAGGTGACAG gcaTTGACTGGGCCCCTGAGAGTAACCGCATTGTGACCTGCGGCACAGACCGCAACGCCTACGTGTGGACACTGAAGGGCCGCACGTGGAAGCCCACCCTCGTCATCCTGCGGATCAACCGGGCCGCTCGCTGTGTGCGCTGGGCCCCCAACGAGAACAAGTTCGCTGTGGGCAGCGGCTCCCGGGTCATCTCCATCTGCTATTTCGAACAGGAAAATGACTG GTGGGTGTGCAAGCACATCAAGAAGCCCATTCGCTCCACCGTCCTCAGCCTGGACTGGCACCCCAACAACGTGCTCCTGGCCGCAGGCTCCTGCGACTTCAAGTGCCG GATATTCTCAGCCTACATAAAGGAAGTGGAGGAGCGACCAGCACCCACCCCTTGGGGCTCCAAGATGCCCTTTGGGGAGCTGATGTTTGAGTCCAGCAGTAGCTGCGGCTGGGTGCACGGTGTCTGCTTTTCAGCCAGTGGCAGCCGCGTGGCCTGGGTCAGCCACGACAGCACGGTGTGCCTGGCTGATGCCGACAAGAAGATGGC agTCACAACACTGGCCTCTGAAacgctgccactgctggccgtgACCTTCATCACAGAAAACAGTCTGGTGGCTGCG GGCCACGACTGCTTTCCGGTGCTTTTTACCTACGACGGCGCCGCGGGGACGCTGAGCTTCGGTGGGCGGCTGGACGTGCCCAAACAAAACTCTCAGCGCGGCTTGACAGCCCGCGAGCGCTTCCAGAACCTCGACAAGAAGGCGAGCTCCGAGGGCGGCGTGGCTGGCGGCACGGGCTTAGACTCGCTGCACAAGAACAGCGTCAG CCAGATCTCGGTGCTCAGTGGGGGTAAGGCCAAGTGCTCACAGTTCTGCACTACTGGCATGGACGGTGGCATGAGCATCTGGGATGTGAAG AGCTTGGAATCAGCCTTGAAGGACCTCAAGATCAAATGA